The region AGAACCTCCTATTACGAAAACAATATTTTGGCTTCCATAGATTTCAAATTCCTTAATCTTTTCAGCAAGTTCTTCACTGGTCAAAAGTTTACCCTTAATGGCAAGAACTATTAATTTGTCCTGCGGGCTAATCCGAGCTAGAATTTTATCTCCTTCTTTTTTCTTAACCAGCTCTTTTTCTTTGTCACTTGCCTTGTCGGGAATTTTTTCATCAGGTAGTTCAATTATTTCTAAGGGATGCATGGTTGTCATCCTTTTTTTGTACTCATCAATCCCTTGTTTTAAATACTTTTCCTTTAGTTTTCCAAGGGCAATTAATTTAAATTTCATGCTTTCATTTTAGCACAGTTTTCCTGCAAAATTTTCTGAAAGCTTATTTATCAACAAATTTGCCTATTAATCCACATTTCTGTGGATAACTCTTTTTATTTATATGTCACTAAAAAGGTTCATTAAGTTTGTTAAGGCCTGTAGAGC is a window of Streptococcaceae bacterium ESL0729 DNA encoding:
- the rlmH gene encoding 23S rRNA (pseudouridine(1915)-N(3))-methyltransferase RlmH, translating into MKFKLIALGKLKEKYLKQGIDEYKKRMTTMHPLEIIELPDEKIPDKASDKEKELVKKKEGDKILARISPQDKLIVLAIKGKLLTSEELAEKIKEFEIYGSQNIVFVIGGSLGLSDEVYKRADLEISFGRFTLPHQLMRLVFCEQIYRSQMINRGSEYHK